The genome window ACTCCTCAAGCAATATACCATTCTATTAAGGAATTAAAGAAAGTACTTGGAGATACGCCGATAGAATTTCATGTTCATAATGAGTTTGGAATGGCCATGGGATCAGTTATGGCTGCTGCATATGCAGGTATTTCTGGAATACACTCATCGATTAATGCTTTAGGAGAGAGAACGGGTAACGTAGCTACTGAAGAAGTTGCCGCAGCTCTTGAACTATTGCTTAATATCGATACGAATATCAACCTTGACAGGATCAACGATGTTACCCTCATGGTTGAGAAGATTACAGGAATTCCTATTCATTACAACAAACCTGTGACTGGAAAAAGACTTTTTTGGATGGAATCAGGAGTAGTTGTACAGGCAAAAAGCAGGCTTGAACAAGCTGGAATTCAAGCAGCAATGTTTCCTTACATGCCCGAATTAGTGGGAAGAGAACCTGCTAATGTTGTTATCGGGGGATCAAGTGGAAAAGACAGTATTATGCAGTATCTGGATAAGATGGGTTTGGCATATGCTGAAGATGACTTGCAGCCTCTTACCGATAAAGTTAAGGAATTGGGAAGAGCTAAAAGAGATGTTGTTACTGTTGAGGAATTTGAAAATATTTATAAAGAGTATATGAATAATAAATAAAGATATAAATGCAGCCTCCCTTTCTTTAGAGGGGGGGCTGTGCTTTTTGAGGCTTCATTGTGGAAGGATGAGAAGAATGACTCCAAACGCCATATTGATAGATAAAAAAGATTCAGTTGTTACGGCAGTAAAAGATATAGCGGCAGGGGACGCTGTAATAGCTAAAGACTATTGTGGAGAAGAATTACTGGCTAAAGAGCCTATCCCAAGAGGTTTTAAAGCTGCATTGTCTTATATCCCAAAAGGAGCGTTTATTTATAAATATGGGAAGCCTGTCGGAGTTGCTACTCAAGATATAGAGGCAGGAAAAGTTGTTCATGTGCACAACATTAGAAGTAACAGAGGCAAGGAGTATAGGGAGGAACACAAATGAACTCGATTTCTCTAAAAGGGTATAGACGGGCAGATGGAACGGTAGGTATCCGCAATCATATACTCGTGCTTCCGACAGTTATTTGTGGTAATTCTGTAGTAGAGGAATTAGGGCGTAGGTACCCTGATATCATTGCTATTTCTCACCCTTATGGCTGTACCTTTGATCCTTTAAGTAATAGGGAAATTACAGATATTTTTGTAGGCTTAGGTAAAAACCCTAACTTTGGAGCTGTTCTGATTGTAAGTTTAGGATGCGAAACAGTTAAACTTCTTGAAGTAAGCCGTGCCATTAAGAGGACGGGAAAACCGGTTGAAATATTATCAATTCAAAAATGTGGAGGAACACGAAAGACGATAGAAGAAGGGGATAAGATTATCCACCGTTTCTCCGAAATTTTAAAAAGGGAAGAGAAAGTAGATGTTGCTTTATCTGACCTTATCATTGGCACAGAATGTGGCGCTTCCGATAGCTATTCTGGGCTTTCCGCAAATCCCGTGGTTGGTAATGCCTGTGATAGATTTGTTGATGAAGGGGCTACTGTCTTTTTAACAGAAGTGACAGAATTTATCGGTGCGGAAGATATTTTAAGGCGACAGTGTAAAAATGAAGAAGTAGGTTCTCAGCTTATGGAATTAGTGGCAATGACTGAACATTTTATGGCACGTGTTGGACATAGTGATATTGCAGACATTTCCCCAGGGAACATTGCTGGGGGGCTGAGTACGATAGAGGAGAAGTCCTTGGGGTGTATTCGTAAGGGAGGTACCAGGCCTATTGTAGAGGTTGTTGGTCATGGCATTCGTCCTCAACAAAAAGGATTGGTTGTTATGGATGCACCGGGACATGACGTTGAATCTATGGTTGCTATGGCAGCTGGCGGGGCAAATTTGATTTTTTTCACTACTGGCAGAGGAACTCCAACGGGCTGTCCAGGGATACCTGTCATTAAAGTTTCAAGTAATTCCCAGGCGTTTGCAAATATGAGAGATAACATTGATTTCAATGCAGGTTTAGTAATTGACGGAGATAAGAGTATTTCTGAGCTGGGAGAAGATCTTTTTAATTATGCCGTTACTGTGGCAAATGGCGAGGAAACTGCTTCCGAGCGATTACGTTGTCGAGAATTTGCTATACGCAGGCGTGGTGTTGATGCTTACATTATTTAGTAAAAAATAGGGCCTTGAGAAAACTCAAGACCCTATTTTTTTACTCTACAAGATGTATGGCGAAACCTGATATTTCAATATCGAGGTAAGCAACTTTTAACCGCCCATCTTTTCTTTTTTCTGTTTCTGGTCTGGTCTTTATTCCCATTTGTTCAAAATAGGCTACGGCACGTTCAACGCTATTCGTATGAATGGCGATATGTCCTTTGCTGCCAAGATAGGGAGATTTCATTATTTCAAAAGATTTGCCGGCAAAAACCGAGCTATTTCCGTTTTTTACTGGCATATTGAAGAGCTTTTCGAAGAGCTGAGCACAGCGTAAAGCTTCTTCTTCCGAACTTTCATTGATCCCTATGTGAACCAGAGAAAAATTATGCATTGTAAAAACAGCTTCGCGTACAAGTTTTGTTATTTGATCGAATGCTTTGGCCGCCACTAAGTCTCCTTTTACCATCCAGCTGCCGCCGCATGCGTGCACTACAGGTAAAGCGAGATAGCTATTCAAGTTCTCGGCATTTATGCCCCCTGTAGGAATAAATTTCACATTTCGATAGGGGCCGGCCAGGGCCTTGAGCATTGCGACACCGCCTGATGCTTCGGCAGGAAAGAATTTTAATATAGAAAGTCCTCGTTCTAATCCCATTTCAATTTGAGATGGAGAGTTAACTCCAGGTGTTATGGGAATATTGTTGTCAATGCAATAATCTACAATCGTAGGATTAAAACCTGGAGAGACAATAAATTGAGCTCCCGCATCAACTGATCGTTTCACCTGATCGATTGTCAGTACAGTTCCAGCACCAACAAGAAGGTTGGGAAGGTGTGTTGATATTTGTCGTATGGATTCTTCTGCTGCATCTGTTCGGAATGTAACCTCAGCTACTGGAAGACCTCCATCAATAAGGGCTTGTCCCAAAGGAAGGGCATCTTCGGCATGGTCAAGTTTTATTACAGGAATAAGACCACATTTCCCAATAGTTTCAAGAACAGCGTTCATATATACCCACTTCTTTCTTTAAGTTTTCTTGTTTTTTAGTTTTCAAAATCCATATAGGCTCCCAACATTGCCGAACTTGCATGGCGACTGTAAAGAGCGAGGATTCCTTTTTTCTTTTTCGTCATTGGAGAGATATATTCTTCTCTGCGTTTTTTGATAACGTTTTTCATTTCTTCTTCAGTATATTTTTCTCCATGGACTCCAACAAGAGAGAGTCGACGTTCAGGAATGTTTATCTCTATAAGGTCTTCCTCTTCAACGAAAGCTATTGGACCTTGCTGCGCCGCTTCAGGCGAAATATGTCCGATTGCTGGTCCTCGAGTAGCACCAGAAAATCTTCCGTCAGTGAGTAACGCAATAGAAGACGCTAATTCAGGATCTGAAGCTACTGCTTCTGTTGTATAGAACATTTCTGGCATTCCAGAGCCACGAGGTCCTTCGTAGCGTATAATGACAATATCTCCAGGCTGTATAACCTTGTCAATAACAGCTTGATATGCCTCTTCTTCGCTGTTGAAAGGACGTGCTCGTCCGATCATGACATTCATTTCTTTAGGAATAGCGGAGTGTTTAACAACAGCTCCCTCTGGAGCCAGGTTTCCTTTTAGAATGGAAATTGAGCCAGAAGCGTTGAGAGGAGCAGTTTTGCTTCTTATAATCTCTTCTTTTTCAAAGCCACGTTCGGCAATAAGTTCTTTATGATGTTCAAAGTATCCTGCCTTTTCCAGCTTTTCAAGGTTTTCTCCCAGTGTTTCTCCAGTTACGGTTTTTACGTCAAGGTTCAGAGAGTCTCTAATTTGTCTCATAACTTCTGGAACTCCGCCTGCTAACCAGAAAAGCTCTGATGGATGCTTCCCACTGGTTTTTATATTAACAAGCCATGGAATATTACGGTTAATACGGTCAAAAATATCTGCATTAAAGGAAATTCCCGCTTCATGAGCAATAGCAGCGATATGCATTACGGCATTCGTAGAACCTGCAATTGCAGCATGAACCATAACTGCATTTTCGAATGCCTTTTCGTTTAAAATCTGACGTGCACATATATCTTTTTCCACAAGGGATAGAAGAGCCTTACAACTTTCTTGAAGCATTTTTTTCAGCTCTGGTCTCACCGTTGGTATGAGGGCAGAGCCGGGAAGGGCCATACCAAGAGCTTCTCCCATGACTTGCATTGTTGAGGCTGTTCCCATGAATTGACAGGCACCACACGTAGGGCATGCGTGCTGTTTATACCATGTAAATTTTTCTTCTGAAATTTCCCCTCTTTTATATTGTGCAAGATATGTTCCTATCTGTTCGAGGGTTAAATTCTCAGGGCCTGCCGACATAGCTCCACCTGGCATAAAGATTGCGGGCAGATCGAGTCGAGCCATAGACATGAGATGGGCAGGAATAGCTTTATCGCACGATGAAATATAAAGAATCCCATCAAAGGGCGTCGCCATAATTTGTGTTTCAACCATAGCTGTTATGAGGTCACGAGAAGGGAGAGAATAGTTCATCCCATCATGTCCCTGTGCTATGCCATCACAAATATCTGTAACTGTGTAAACGGCACCTCTGGCTTGCTTTTCTCGAAGAGTATGTTGTGCCTCTTCTACGAGCAAATGAAGATGGGCGCTTCCAGGATGACTTTCACCCATCGTACTTTGAATCATAATTTGTGGCAGTGCCAATTCTTCTGCGGTCCAGCCAGATCCCATGCGAAGGGAGTCCATTTCTGCTGCGACGGACCGCATTTTCTGACTTCTTAGCATTTTTCACCCTCCCTTGCAAAAAAGGGGAAAGGGTTTACCCCTTCCCCCCTTATCAAATGTATTTTTCTACTTAGTCTTTATATTCAGCAATGAGATCCTGAACCTGCTTAATCAGATCTGCACCAATTTCGTTAGCATATTCGTCATATACCGGCTGTACGGCTTTCTGGAATTCGGCTTTCTGCTCAGGGGTAAGAATGGTTACAGTCATTTTCTCTTTAAGCTTTTCAAGATATTCTGCATTCATTTGGCGGTTCAATTTTCTATTGTGAACCTTTGCTTCTAATGCGGCGTCTTTTACAACCTTCTGAAGATCTGCGGGCAGACCATCCCAGAAAGATTTAGAAATGAGAAGAACGAAAGGAGAGTAGACGTGACCTGTATCAGTAGCAAAGTCCTGGACTTCAAAGAAGTTCTGAAGATAGATTGTTCCCCATGGGTTTTCCTGTCCATCGACGACGTGCTGTTGCATGGCTGAGAAAAGTTCTCCAAATGCCATTGGGGTAGGGTTGGCTCCCATAGCGCGCCAGGCAGCAAGGTGAATGGGGTTTTCCATGGTACGAATTTTAAGCCCCTGTACATCTGCAGGAGATTTAACAGCATGACCGTTATTTGTCAGCATTCTATAACCGTTCTCCCAGTAAGCAAGACCAATGAGCCCCTGATCTTTAAGCTGATCAAGAAGACTCTGACCAACTGGTCCGTCAAGAATGTAGTCTGCAATTTTTTCGTTCGGGAAGAGGAAAGGCAAATCAAAAATTTTGAAGCCATTTACGAAGGTGCTGATAGGAGCTGTTGAAGGGCATGTCATTTCCTGAGTTCCCATTTTCAATGCTTCCATCATTTCTCTGTCATCGCCAAGCTGGCTTGAATGGTAAAGTTCGACTGTTATTTTGCCAGCGCTATTTTTCTCTACGAGTTCTTTAAAGTACTCTAGTGATTTGTATTGAGCAGACTTATCGTTCAGTCCAATGCCTGCCGTGATGGTATACTCTGCAGCAGCGGCTGCAAAAGCGAATGCAGTAAGAAGAGCCAATGTCAATACAAAGGTTGAAAAAATCTTTCTTCTCATAAATAATTCACCCCTTTTTAAAATCAGCGCTTAATAACGCTGTCTTGATGCCATATTTGTTTCCAACTAGTTCATCAACACATTAGGTATGAACATAACCAACTGTGGGAAGAAAATAAACAAAATAAGAGCCACAATCTCTGCTATGAGGAACGGTAAAATAGACCGAACGAGTTCCTCGAATTTGACGTTAGCAACTCCACATGCCACGTATAAAACTGTTCCTACTGGAGGTGTTATGAGCCCCAGCCCGAGGTTGATAGACATAATGACTCCGAAGTAAACAGGGTCAATTCCCACAGACTCCATAACGGGAAGAAGAATAGGAGCCAAAATGAGCATGGCTGGAGTAAGATCCATAACGAATCCGACAAGGAAAAGCAAGATATTAGCAATGATCAAAACGCCAAGCCGAGCATCTGTTATTGAGCGTATAAGCTCTGCAAGGGCGAAAGGAACACGTGCTCTTGTAAGGAGCCAGGCGGTTGCCATGGCCATTCCGCAGAGGAAGAGAACAATGGCTGTTGTCTTGGCAGTGTTCAAAAATATATCAGGAAGATCGCGGAATGTGATTTCTTTGTAGACAAATAAGCCAAGAATGAGGGCTACGAAGGCAGAAACTGCTCCTGCTTCAGTAGCTGTGAATATACCTCCGAGTATGCCTCCAACGACGATAACAGGAATGGAAAGAGCAAGCCAAGCTCCTTTAAAGGTTTGAGCAACCCTTTTAATATTAAACTTATGGCTGCTTCCTTTCATTTTCCCATAGCCATGCTTTTTGGTTAGGAACCAGGTCGTGACCATGAGCGAAAGGCCCACTATGATTCCTGGTATGATTCCTCCAAGGAAAATACGAGCTATAGATGTGTTTGTAACGATCCCAAAGAGAATAAAGGGGATGCTCGGAGGAATAATAATGCCGATTACAGATGCAGAAGCTGTAACAGCAGCGGCAAAAGAAGGAGGATAGCCTTCCTCTTTCATCGGGGGAACAAGAAGTCCGCCTATGGCTGCTGCTTCTGCTACGGCAGATCCGGAAATACCTCCAAAGAACATGCTGCTTAAAATGGCGACATGTCCTAACCCTCCGGTTATATGACCCACCAGAGAGTCTGCAAAGTCAACAAGACGTTTAGCGATGCCACCTCTGTTCATGACTTCTCCTACAAACATAAAAAAGGGTATAGCTAGAAGTGGAAAGCTGTTCATTCCAGAAATAATTTTGGCTGGGAGTACCATGAAAGGAATATTCATAACATGGAGCATAGCAATATTAGCAAGGCCCAAGCAGAAAACAATAGGTAACCCGAA of Aminobacterium sp. MB27-C1 contains these proteins:
- a CDS encoding LeuA family protein → MKLLENMPMEGAPYFGEKKWVSPLNFMPEVKGEETSSKVYIHDVTLRDGEQTCGLNWTEDERVDIAVALNDLGVKSIEVGMPIISEDIGRAIKRLVKMNLTSELIPFCRARKDDIEFAAKTGVEKIIVEHAVNPYTNYYAYHADTEKLLDRVISNVSYAQSLGLKVTFMGWDVTRGTLDYAKKVYKTVVDAVHPEAVVFTDSFGVATPQAIYHSIKELKKVLGDTPIEFHVHNEFGMAMGSVMAAAYAGISGIHSSINALGERTGNVATEEVAAALELLLNIDTNINLDRINDVTLMVEKITGIPIHYNKPVTGKRLFWMESGVVVQAKSRLEQAGIQAAMFPYMPELVGREPANVVIGGSSGKDSIMQYLDKMGLAYAEDDLQPLTDKVKELGRAKRDVVTVEEFENIYKEYMNNK
- a CDS encoding UxaA family hydrolase, which translates into the protein MTPNAILIDKKDSVVTAVKDIAAGDAVIAKDYCGEELLAKEPIPRGFKAALSYIPKGAFIYKYGKPVGVATQDIEAGKVVHVHNIRSNRGKEYREEHK
- a CDS encoding UxaA family hydrolase — encoded protein: MNSISLKGYRRADGTVGIRNHILVLPTVICGNSVVEELGRRYPDIIAISHPYGCTFDPLSNREITDIFVGLGKNPNFGAVLIVSLGCETVKLLEVSRAIKRTGKPVEILSIQKCGGTRKTIEEGDKIIHRFSEILKREEKVDVALSDLIIGTECGASDSYSGLSANPVVGNACDRFVDEGATVFLTEVTEFIGAEDILRRQCKNEEVGSQLMELVAMTEHFMARVGHSDIADISPGNIAGGLSTIEEKSLGCIRKGGTRPIVEVVGHGIRPQQKGLVVMDAPGHDVESMVAMAAGGANLIFFTTGRGTPTGCPGIPVIKVSSNSQAFANMRDNIDFNAGLVIDGDKSISELGEDLFNYAVTVANGEETASERLRCREFAIRRRGVDAYII
- the eda gene encoding bifunctional 4-hydroxy-2-oxoglutarate aldolase/2-dehydro-3-deoxy-phosphogluconate aldolase, encoding MNAVLETIGKCGLIPVIKLDHAEDALPLGQALIDGGLPVAEVTFRTDAAEESIRQISTHLPNLLVGAGTVLTIDQVKRSVDAGAQFIVSPGFNPTIVDYCIDNNIPITPGVNSPSQIEMGLERGLSILKFFPAEASGGVAMLKALAGPYRNVKFIPTGGINAENLNSYLALPVVHACGGSWMVKGDLVAAKAFDQITKLVREAVFTMHNFSLVHIGINESSEEEALRCAQLFEKLFNMPVKNGNSSVFAGKSFEIMKSPYLGSKGHIAIHTNSVERAVAYFEQMGIKTRPETEKRKDGRLKVAYLDIEISGFAIHLVE
- the ilvD gene encoding dihydroxy-acid dehydratase, whose protein sequence is MLRSQKMRSVAAEMDSLRMGSGWTAEELALPQIMIQSTMGESHPGSAHLHLLVEEAQHTLREKQARGAVYTVTDICDGIAQGHDGMNYSLPSRDLITAMVETQIMATPFDGILYISSCDKAIPAHLMSMARLDLPAIFMPGGAMSAGPENLTLEQIGTYLAQYKRGEISEEKFTWYKQHACPTCGACQFMGTASTMQVMGEALGMALPGSALIPTVRPELKKMLQESCKALLSLVEKDICARQILNEKAFENAVMVHAAIAGSTNAVMHIAAIAHEAGISFNADIFDRINRNIPWLVNIKTSGKHPSELFWLAGGVPEVMRQIRDSLNLDVKTVTGETLGENLEKLEKAGYFEHHKELIAERGFEKEEIIRSKTAPLNASGSISILKGNLAPEGAVVKHSAIPKEMNVMIGRARPFNSEEEAYQAVIDKVIQPGDIVIIRYEGPRGSGMPEMFYTTEAVASDPELASSIALLTDGRFSGATRGPAIGHISPEAAQQGPIAFVEEEDLIEINIPERRLSLVGVHGEKYTEEEMKNVIKKRREEYISPMTKKKKGILALYSRHASSAMLGAYMDFEN
- a CDS encoding TRAP transporter substrate-binding protein, translated to MRRKIFSTFVLTLALLTAFAFAAAAAEYTITAGIGLNDKSAQYKSLEYFKELVEKNSAGKITVELYHSSQLGDDREMMEALKMGTQEMTCPSTAPISTFVNGFKIFDLPFLFPNEKIADYILDGPVGQSLLDQLKDQGLIGLAYWENGYRMLTNNGHAVKSPADVQGLKIRTMENPIHLAAWRAMGANPTPMAFGELFSAMQQHVVDGQENPWGTIYLQNFFEVQDFATDTGHVYSPFVLLISKSFWDGLPADLQKVVKDAALEAKVHNRKLNRQMNAEYLEKLKEKMTVTILTPEQKAEFQKAVQPVYDEYANEIGADLIKQVQDLIAEYKD
- a CDS encoding TRAP transporter large permease, with the protein product MLWLFLGILFFFIIFGLPIVFCLGLANIAMLHVMNIPFMVLPAKIISGMNSFPLLAIPFFMFVGEVMNRGGIAKRLVDFADSLVGHITGGLGHVAILSSMFFGGISGSAVAEAAAIGGLLVPPMKEEGYPPSFAAAVTASASVIGIIIPPSIPFILFGIVTNTSIARIFLGGIIPGIIVGLSLMVTTWFLTKKHGYGKMKGSSHKFNIKRVAQTFKGAWLALSIPVIVVGGILGGIFTATEAGAVSAFVALILGLFVYKEITFRDLPDIFLNTAKTTAIVLFLCGMAMATAWLLTRARVPFALAELIRSITDARLGVLIIANILLFLVGFVMDLTPAMLILAPILLPVMESVGIDPVYFGVIMSINLGLGLITPPVGTVLYVACGVANVKFEELVRSILPFLIAEIVALILFIFFPQLVMFIPNVLMN